Part of the Mauremys mutica isolate MM-2020 ecotype Southern chromosome 1, ASM2049712v1, whole genome shotgun sequence genome is shown below.
AAGTGAAATTTTATGTGTTCATTCACAACAGTGGTGTAGCACTCTGCTCACATTTTTAcaacttgatcctgcaaggtgctatgCACACTCAATTGCCCCAGGAGAACTGAGTATTCTGATATTGCAAGGTGAAGATCCCCAGTTGAATTTGTTACAAATGAATCAAGCTCAAAATTGCTGGGGTTTTTGATGGAAAGACAGAAATCCTTTTTTGATCTTTCTGTATGCAATAAAGTCTCACCAGTTTCTTCTCAAGCACATCAGTACAAGTTAGGTAGGGTATATACATGGTTAAGTTTTAGAGTGAGGTGACCTAATATGAGTACTGTTCCTctaataaaaggtaaaatgccaCTTAAATTCTGTTCGCACACTCTATGCAACCTGACCGCATAAGGCTGCACGAGAACACAGAAATGGCCCTTAGGCTATAAAATAGGTCATTTCAGTACAAAAagagtgagtttaaaaaaaaaaaaaaaaaagggggaactcAAAACTTGCTCGACAAAGTGAAATTAAATAATTTCTCAAGAACATTTTTAGGGATATATTCTCCCCTAGAAGCATGCTTCTGCCACTAATACTAGTATTAAGGTTATATCTTCCCCTGCAAAAGTGTATTAAGCAATTCTTTCCAGTGCAACATACCAGTCACCAAAACCTACAATGTAATTAATTCAAATGCCCCTCCAGTAACAGTAGCTgtaaaacatttcttttaaactGCCTTTATTTTCAACACTTTACATGTATAGTTTTATTCTTGATCCAGGATTATCCCCGATTTGAAGTTCATAGTCTCATTTTGTATCTGAGGGTTACATATAAATTTGAGTATAACCTTGAATGCCCTTGCAGCTTTGTCTAAATGTCatcagattaaaaaaagaaagtctaACAATTTAAAGATCCACTTCTCTGAAATAcaacttccctcccctccccacaaatgAAAATATACCCCAATATGCGAGTTCCAGGAAATTCAACTGAAACCAGTATCTTAAAACTCAAACTGAATCctaaaaattttaaacaaacttCAGGATAGGTAGACCTTTCCAATATTGGTTTGTCTTAACCTTgataggaaatatttttaaattgtttgggtGCAAATTTACCAGCTGAGAGGATGTTATTGTTGGGATAGGATGTGACGGACAAAATCCTGTGCACTGGAGCACCCTGTGTCAGGCAGGAAGTTAGGAAAGTAAAATGTTATCTCAGTTAGTGCAGAGAACCAGAGTTGAAATATTAAGTATTCACTTTTCATTCTCAGAAGTTTTTACAAGATAGCCAGAAGAATGTGTGAGTCACATTAGATATGACAAACCAACTTTAAAACATTCCTACATTAGGAATTTTGTAAAAAGAATGTCAGAGTTCTGATTAAACAGACATCTTCAAACCCCTTGCTGTAGCCAAGTGCTTACTCCATTCCTGTGATCACCATCTACAGTACTAGTGTCAAATACAAGGAAGTGGAAATAGCTCTCCTTCCTTTGACTTCATGCGTTTCCAACATATGGTATTAGCAGTGCTGTACTATAATCCACACAGAGAAAGATTATCTCCAGCCCAGTCAGTAGGTTATTGGGTTAGTGTGAATGGAAGCAAAGCCCTTCTCAGGTGAAGACACCTTTCTCCATTATAAACGTGCACCCCAAGCAGTTAAAAGGTCTGTTAGGCTTTATAGAACTTAATACAGAATATAAATTCAAGGCTTAACCTGTTTTGTGTAAGTGTTCTTATGAAAATAGTTTAAATTCTACTTAACATTTGTAGTCTTAAGAAATCGTATGATAAAAGAAACATTAACACCTTACCTTAAAAttaagataaaaaaaattaagatatgACTTGTTTAGGCTGTGTATTTATTCTTTGCATTTCTCTTAATTTGAGCAATGAAAAGAATCAAAGGAGTTACAGTTTTGTATACAGTACTTAGTTTCATACTATCTGGAATGTTTAATGATTGTTCCCatgagaacttttaaaaattctaGAAACATTGGTTAGCTTTAGGTTTTTAATAAGAGCCTGCTTTTACATGATGTAGATGTAAGGATAAATTAGGTTTGACATCATCCCTTCAATGTACAATGCTTTCTAATTCCAAAGAACCATGAAGTGCTAGTTACTTACCCGTTTTCACTATCCAAGACAAAACAAGAAAATTAGgtaagttattttaaagtcttttCAGTTTTAACTTAAGATGATACTTTTACGAGACGCAAGGAGAGTATTAGTTTGCTTTGACTGGGATTTCTCAATTGACAGTGTGCCTTTAACATCAGATGTGGCCCAGTCACAAACCCATTAAGGGAAAGTCTCAAGAGGAAGGAGTGAAAGCACCAATTCTTGGAACATTTTAGGACAAGGTTTGCTAAAGCCCTGGGGAACAGAGATCTAACTAGATCTGCTCCCATCAGATGTGGGGAGGGTACACTGTAATGtcttcctgcatcccaactccttTGCTTGTAGTCTAAGGATGTCACATTCCTAACCCAACTGCTGCATTTTTCTGACCAATATAATGTTGCAGAAAGagatttcacttaaaaaaaaaaaaaaaggttccaaCTCTGTTGCAAAAATAACCTTGCAATGATCGACAGAAGTATTGCGCCTGGCCTGAAACAACAGCATTATAGGAACAGTAACTGTCCCTATTAATCTCAACAGTGCACTCACTAAGGGTgccgcggagagttcgacttctcagagttcgaccttggagccgcagacttcaatcccgcggcgtcaggacgggtaagtcagtcgaactaaggtagcgaactattcgcgtagctgaagtcgcgtaccttagttcgacccccccgtagtgtagaccaggcctaactctgAAGCTTAACAGTGGCAATTTTAAAGCCAGATGTCCAGGCCTCATTTGAATGTGTGCAACTAGGTGTGTGACAGTCCCAAGGTCAGCAGCGGGGAGTAAAGTCCAGTGTGGGAGGAGAGTAACTTCATAACTCTGGCCCACTTATCTTAATTAAAATCTAACCCAGTTCTCAACACAGTGAGGGGGTGATACCCTCCTCCAGCCCAATGCactaaggatgaaatcctggccccactaaagtcaatggctaCTCTTTGAGGTGGAGGCGTGATTTCCATTTTGGGGAGCCAGGCCCACATTAGCCCTGACTGAACTTGGGCACTAAAAATGTAAGTGTAGTCAGGATGGGCGCCAGTAGTGGCAGAAGCTGGCTTCCTAAGTATGAGCAGGTGGGATCTTACTCCAGCAGCTAACCTATCCCACCACTTGCATGGCCACAGCTACactttcagggtatgtctacacagcaaagaaaaacctacaGCTGGCCCACTCCAGCTGACTGGGGCTTATGAGcctgtttcattgctatgtagacttGCAAactcaggctctgggaccctccaacCCCACAGGGTCCTTGAGCCCCAGGTTCCTACCCAAGCCttgacatctacacagcaatgaaacagctacCTACCCCagaagtcagctggcacaggccagtgtCTAGTTGCTGGGTAGACCTCATCAGTTTCATCCAACTAGTTCAATTAGAGCTAGCAAGGGTGTTTGGCCTCCAGCCAGAAATTACACCTCCATCTCAAAGTGTAGAGCGATCCAGTAgcaaaagtcccactgacttcaacagagccagactTTCACCCCCACCCCGTTCCTATCCCTAGAAGCGGGATCCCACCTGTCTGTCGCCCTCTCCCTCGGGCTCTCCCCTCTCTCAAGGAAAGGCTGCTGCATTTCTGCCCAGGCCCCGCAGGTAGAAAGATGAGGGAAGCGTGTTGTTACCTGCATGTCCCGTCCACGAGGCAGCCGCTAcctgctgtccccctcccggGCTCCGCCGCCGGGCTCGGCGCTGGGCGGGTAGGACAAGAGGCTCATGGCTTCGCCGCAGGCGGCCTCCACCTGGCGCACCTGCTCCTGGCTGAGCCGCTCCCTCCAGGCGTGGATGGCCTCCCGCGCGTCCCGGGCGGAGATGAGGAAGGGCCGGTCGGAGGAGTAGGCGGCGCCGCGGGTCATGTTGAGCACGAAGCTCTCCATGGCGGGCGGCACGGGCAGGCCGGCGAAGCGCAGCAGGCGGCGCAGCTGGGCGCGGGGCTCCCGCACCAGGTCCTCGTAGCGCAGCTGGGTGTAGCGGCGGCGCAGCCAGGCCGGGGCGCGGCGGGAGAAGAGCAGGTCGCGGAGCCAGGCCTGGCAGATCACCTCCAGCGCGCCGCTCAGGAAGAACTCGGCCCGGTGCTGCTGCTGCGCCCGcatcccgccgccgccgccgcccagcCCGGCCGCGGGCAGGAGCTGCCGGCGGGGGAGTCCCCGGGGCTCGGCGCGGTGCCGGCTCCGCAGCACCTGGATGCTCTCCCGCAGCAGCGCCTGCTTGGCCTTGAGGCGGGAGTTGTGCACGGCGCGGGGGTCGCGGAAGAGCTGGATGACCCGCAGGTTGAGGCCGGGCTcccgcagcagcggcagcagcgcgcccagctccagcagccgcACGTCCTTGATCACCACCACCGGGTACTTGCGGCACTCGGCCTCCAGCTCCCGCAGCccccgcggcgggcagctccgcTCGCAGGCGGCGCCGTCGATCAGGCCGATCTCGTGGCGGGCCCAGGGGGCGGCCGGGCAGAGCGGGGCCGAGCAGATCACCTTGTTGGTCCGCCAGCCGAAGAGGGCGGCCGTGGTGAGGTTGgcggcgccgccgccgcccgggGCCGGAGGGgccagcgggtcccggggcgcgGGCGGGGCGGCGTAGAGGCGCAGCACGGAGAAGTCGCAGCGGAAGAGCGAGCGGAGCATGTCGCGCAGGGCGCCCTGCAGGCTGAGCGCGTCGGCCGGGTACAGGGCCTGCCACAGGTGCCACATGGGCTCGTACAGGTAGAAGACGTCCGGGTGCTGGTTGAACAGCTCCCCCAGGAAGGAGGAGCCCGTGCGCCAGGTGGCGTGCAGGTAGAtgtgccgcttcccgccgccgccgccgccggcctCGCTCCCGCCAGCCGCCGCCCCCTCGCCCTCCGGCGactgctcctcctccttctcctcctcccagccccactcgcccagcgcctcctgcaggctggggcagcggggctgcAGCGGCGCCTCCTCCGCCCCGCGCCCCCGCCGGGCCCCGTAGTCCTGCACGTAGGgcaccaggagcagcagcagcagcgtgtagagcaccagcagcagggcgaGGCGGCGGTGCTGCCAGCGCCGCCACCGCCGCCCCTTCATCGCCCCGCCGGGCTCGGCTGCCGGGCAGCGGCGTCTGCAGCCAGTCGCCGCCGCCCGCCCTGCGCTTGGGCTCTGgctgagccgccgccgccgcagcagcAGGGAGAGTCCTGCCTGTTGGAAAGCGCTCAAACTTGGAGGAGGAGGGCGGAGGCGGTGCCTGGGGGTGTTGGCTCCGTGGGTCCCTCCCCGTCTGGAAAAACACGCCCAGGTGCCGGAGACTCCGCGGCTAGAACAGCAAAGAGGCTGCTGCCCCCGCCTTCCTTCCCCATAGCCAGCTGCTGAAGCTCCCCACAGACAGACAACTGCCCCTGCTGGCCGAGGAGTCGCCTCTTCCTCCCCATCAGGCTGCAACCTTCAGTGGCCTCTTTCTGGAACCAGACCAGGGCTGCTGTCTTGAAGTGGTTTCACTCCTAAACAGGGAGGGTTTATAATTTTgttcagtggctttcagcacCACTGTACAAATTGTGCCAGTGCCACTGAACCTGCCCTTTCTTCTGCAGCTTTACCCAGTAGAGAGATTGGTCTGCAGTGGTGGCCTTTTTACTAGTGAGGGGGTGATGATCTGTCAATGAACCGAGAGAGAGGAATCACACACTCACCAGAAATCATTTTGGAAGGTCCAGGGGTTCTGCGGAAAGGTGCTGGGTTGATTTAAAACCTCCACAAAAATGGGATGCAACATTTTCTGATACAAAATTGATACCCTTAGAGTAGTGATGGGCCTAATCTGGAACCTCAGATCCAAACCTACTGCAAACTTGGGGAAAGTTCAAATCCTGAGAAAAGCTTTCTAGCTCACAGGATCCTCTACATAGGATGTACAGAAGTAGataaggtgtgggggaggggtaattaaaataatatttctatCTGAAAATTGAATAATTATTGTAATTACTGTGCTCCcagaggggagctgcacagtgatctcccatctttgtgcagccagtggcctgtgctccccaatgccatgctggagcctccatgctatttgacaaataaaattggcagaattttaaaatattgtgcacataatttatttatttattttatttttgggtgcagaatgccctcagtaGTAGTACTTTACCATATGGTACTTTTTTCCCACCTGTAATATGTAAAAGTAATTTGTATGTCTTATTGTTTCTTGAAATAATTGCCATAGGTTCTTGTCGCTTTTATTACCTGATAAATTTTCTGTATAAGGTgtacttatttttatttctattgtTTCCAATTTAGTTTGGTAGGCcttattttgtaaaatgtttccaTTCTCTTTAGGCTGGCTTTAATTTTGTATACATAGGTGGCTATCCAGCGTCCTTTTGCGGTTTTGTGTAGGTTGATGGTTAGTCTTCATACTCAGTTTCCCAACTATGACGCTTGTTATAGAAACCAATCAGATGCTAAATGTTTTCAGCTACATGTGTAGTATGTTCAGATCTCATCTGTTTAAACTGTCTGGTCAGCTTTTACGGCTCTGCTTGCTCTGTAAGCACTGGTATTTGTGTTAGTGGACTGTAAACCCTGCAACCTGGTATTTACCTGGTCATATTTATATTTCTTGGATCACCTCTAGAGAAGTCAATCTTACTAAATCCTGTTTAATAGGATTCTTTTGCACATTCATATCACAGAGGACAATTAACCCACAGATGTCACTTCAGCATGCCAGATGGGTTTACAGACGGTCTCTTCACTCTATGGTTCAGTAATTCCAGCAGGTCTGTATTATAGTTATCGCTCTCTcatacttgttttttttttatttgtaggtTATTGTAATCTAGGGTGAAACCCtggtcctactgaaatcaatggcaaaaactcacattgatttcatttgggccaggattttacccatagGGTTTATTAAACTCAGCAATAATAACAAATAAAAACAGTGGAATGCATATAGCAAACGGACTCCCTCTTGAATGCtgctgccaccccctccccccccatcttgGTTAGTGGTCTGCAAGTCTTGTTTGCTGCAGTCCTGTCATTCAACACTCCCTAAAAGTGCAAGATGTTGTTACTTTAACACTTTCCTGATACAGGTCAGGGAAAGGCTGCTGAGGACCAAACTTCTGTCTCACTGACAGAACAAAAGcatgtgttctttgttttgactCCACTTCTTAATAGTTTTGTTAATCACATATTATACTATAgattgattttatatatatatatatatatatatatacacacacacacagtgtaataGTTTTGTTTAATGTAATTCCTACAGAAACAGACAAAATACTTCACAGCAGATTACAGTTTATACATAAAGTTGTTTATAATATCTACATAATGGGTCAAACTCCACTATCTGTATATGGGTGTAATGTTGCTGATTGCAGAGGTGATACATGTGTATCACACAGTAGAATCTGATGCAATATCTGCTAAGTGCTAAGACAGTCTGGAAATGGGGAACAATAGCTACATTTCAGGGACCAGGATACATGAAGAAACAGACTCAATtaaacaaataagtttgttttattagagagagagagagagatggactgTGAGAATGGGAACTGAAGTGTCAAGGTGTCAATTAGCCAGAGAGGGGCTATACCAGATGGTGGTAGGCAGCTTTGGAAGATCTACCATGCTTTGTAGGGAGGTGTCAAGCAGGGACAAATATTAGGGTATTTGATGGTGGCAAGGAATGAGCTAAAGGACAGAAAATATAAGGTTCCTCAATTAAAAATGGTAGCTGCAACTGTCAACAAACACAGAATAATTGTAATCACTCTATCCCACTCTATCAGCtcccctgacacagcacaaggaccaggcctgccccagaaacaccccagggccctgcccctccatgtcaGGTATGGGCTGccaggctcagcaagacaggatcTAAGTGTGGAGGGATGCAGGTGTGGGtggagagggttctgtgtgggggcaatctgggtgtgggcagctcagtggaggatctgagtgcaggggggatttggatgcacaggggcttatTTGGAGGGTTCTAGGTGAAACAGTAATGGGAcactgcaggggggtccaggtgaaggtggttggagcTGAATGGGGGTAGGGGTCTGAGTGTGGGGGAACAGAGAtcagcagggggtctgggtgtggggggctcagtggggaatccagatgctgggggagtggagctCATCAGGGGCGAGGCTCTGTGGGAGGGTCTgagtatgagggggtctggatgtaCAGGgcttgggtggatgggggagcaacTCGCTGTACAGgaatccctcccccctgcagctgaggagtgatgggtgcaggaagctggGGGAACGGGGAGTtttcagagcttcctgcagctgggggagaaatctgggggtgggtgtgactcagccctggatgctgtgcaggggcagaggaagtcccatcctcccctgcccagccgggactagcagctgagctcAGTATAGGATAGGAGCCACCAGCCGGATCttccccagttctgccccttgccccacagtgatttacctctctggtggctgctctgagcacccgaaacatactgctggggaggattGCATGACCGCTCttttggcttccctttgcttccccattggaaagtcatttttctgtgaggaAGCAAAGAAATTTGCAGGgtacataaattctgcacatgtgcagtggcgcagaattcacCCAAGAATTTTTCAGAATAATTTACCCCAACAGACCAGTTTGGTACAGCCTCGCCATGTGAACGGTTCTACCAATGCAAGACTAGCCTGCAGTGtccttttgatttttattttgtggtTTCCCTGGAAAGAACAAGTCTTGGAATAGGTGTCACTTAGTCTTATGAATTATCAGGTAGTTTGGGTGTAATGGAAATATTTTAGTTCCAGCTTTCACAGAGGATCACTTGAAATATCAGATCTTGTCATTTGGCCTTGAGATTACTGGTCTATTATTGTAGGGAAAGGGGAACAGCTTTAGCTTTTCAGTAGAAAACTCTCTTTTTATTCCATACCATGCTGATTCACTCTTTGCCTTGAACCCTAAGAGCTgagagagatttttttattttattattatttgtattactgtatgaCTAGGAGCCCTAATCATGAACCAGGACTCTATTGTGCTAGACACCGAACAAAATTATGATTTCCAGAAAACATAGAAACATTCACAGATGCAAGATGATCCTCTGCACTTAACTCCAAGGGCATAAGAATTCAATATACAGAAAAATCCGCTGAGATTTCTCCTCACCGATATGCTAAACAACCTGAGTGTTTGCTTGTAACAGTTTTTAGGtgataaaatacatttaaaaaaatagagttATGAAGTGGTAAGGCAGCATTATTTTAAGCACATGTTCTGCATAGTTGAAAATAGCAGTATTTCCATTCTCATTTCCAAGTTTGTTACCAAAGAGACTGTCTGTTTTTGTCTAACACAGCATTGGCTTCCTGTGTATTATCTgtttaaactgaaaattttctcttCTTCTCTAACCATTTGCCTAACAGTTAAGAAGAACACGGGCACATGTTGGCACAATGTTGTGGATCTCAGGATCATTTGTATTTCCCTCATGAGAGGTTTTAATAGAATTAGTTGTCTCTTTTATCACTCTTTAGTGTCTTGTCTGCTGTCACTGACACAAAGGACACTGTGTGATTAAAAAGAATTGGTTAACTCAAACTAAATGTGTTTTAGAAGGCACATCCCTCAAACATCCTGTCTATTAAACAGGCGTCATAATTACATGCATATTCAGCAGCAGATTCAGGCCAAAGGTTGTGGTTAATGAGATCTTCAAACCCCCAGATATGCATGGCCAGAAATACATTCATGCTACACTAATGcaggcaatttttaaaaacaatttttgaaaTCTGTAAATGATGCGCTGTAAATAAGTAACATGCCGTGGAGCCTATATAGGCTTAGCTTATTGTAAGGGGATTGTTGGCCCCTTACCTGAACCTAGTAGGGTTTTTTGGTTGGCACTCTCCCAGTACCGACAGAAAGGAGAAGGGCCAATGAGAAATCTAGACCCCGAGACTGACAGTTCCCAGGGCCAATGGGCAGAGGCTAACTCTCCaagtcagcctgattgacagggcaggcagacTAATTAGGGAGTCCGGATTTGGCTCAATGGATCAAATTCTTCCCTCGTGTAACTTTGAAATCAGTGGTGGTACCCCAGGAATAAATCTAGCTCAAAGTACATAAGATTTTCACTTTAGAATGTATCAACTCATTCCTTAACACCTCAGTGATGTATCTGCCTCTTAAGATAGGAACCGGCATATTTTAAACTAACAGCCAATACTTTAAGCTCTCTCTAGGTCTCAGAGTTTGTGAACAAAAGAATATTTCCTCGCCAGAGATGGCTTTCAAGGTCTCGCAGCTCTAGCTATGAGCAGCTAGCCTGACATTAAAATGACATTAAAATGCTTGATGGGCCAAATAAATTGATTTTATcagcaggaaccatctttttttGTTTCCTTCCATTGTCACAAGATCACAGTTACCAAGTTAAAGAAGCTGATTAAAAATAACACTGTGCTTTTGGAACTCTGCAAATTAAAGCCTATAGAGGAATAACCATTTACAGCTcagccaagcaaaaaaaaagattatCATGTGCAGTGAGTCCTGTTTTCATTTGTACTTAAATACTCAAGTCCTCCTTCTTGGTAAAAAGTAATCTCAGATCCCCAGACTTCATCTCCACTTTTACTCTTAACTCAGACTTTAGCTTTTCTCTCAAGGCTAAAAATCTTCAATCCTTCTTGATACTTAATCTGTGCATGCATGTCTCCCTATTACCACCTCTGGAACATTGGCACAATTCATCTTAACCTTCTGCCCCCTACCTCTGCTGAAAGCCTTAGTTTGTTCACCTACTGACACAATTTGCCTCATTCATTGCTCTCAGTCTGCTATATGGATTTCATCACACGTTATAAAGTTTAAATAAGGAACTCAGCAAAAATGGAGGAATATATTTTGAAATGACTTGGGATTTGTAACAGGGCTACTGCCTCCAAAGCACCCCCTTGTGGTGTGGGATCACCTTTCAAATACCCTGCCCTCAGTTCCCTCTCAGGTTCTTTGCAATTACTGACTCTAAAGTCAGAATCCTTACAATAAGTGAACAAATATAAAAGGTGCAACCTCCatattataatatataacttATTAAAATAggggtatagggtgaccagacagcaaatgtgaaaaattggaatgggggtggggggtaataggagcctatataagaaaaagacccaaaaatcaggactgtccctataaaatcgggacatctggtcaccttaggtgATCCTCTGGATTGCTATCACCTCCAGCAATACTGAACTGGCTAACTCATTATTAGAGTTAAGCTGGCACCAAATCAAGTTATATACATTTGTTGTGTGATGTTAGGAATGTGTTATCACTAGGTGGAGAGGGGATTCAAGAAAACTAACAAAATTCTGTACTTTTTGAAGTAGACTCTCTAGCAGTACATCTACAAGCTCTCTGCTTCATGAATAAGGCAGTTGGCTTCTCTCTTGAAGGACCTTACATGTTTTCATTGTAATCCGAAGCGCGTTGATATGCACATGAATCCTCACAATAAGTGTCCCTTTTGTGGGATCTTTTTTGTTCAGTCTT
Proteins encoded:
- the CHST7 gene encoding carbohydrate sulfotransferase 7: MKGRRWRRWQHRRLALLLVLYTLLLLLLVPYVQDYGARRGRGAEEAPLQPRCPSLQEALGEWGWEEEKEEEQSPEGEGAAAGGSEAGGGGGGKRHIYLHATWRTGSSFLGELFNQHPDVFYLYEPMWHLWQALYPADALSLQGALRDMLRSLFRCDFSVLRLYAAPPAPRDPLAPPAPGGGGAANLTTAALFGWRTNKVICSAPLCPAAPWARHEIGLIDGAACERSCPPRGLRELEAECRKYPVVVIKDVRLLELGALLPLLREPGLNLRVIQLFRDPRAVHNSRLKAKQALLRESIQVLRSRHRAEPRGLPRRQLLPAAGLGGGGGGMRAQQQHRAEFFLSGALEVICQAWLRDLLFSRRAPAWLRRRYTQLRYEDLVREPRAQLRRLLRFAGLPVPPAMESFVLNMTRGAAYSSDRPFLISARDAREAIHAWRERLSQEQVRQVEAACGEAMSLLSYPPSAEPGGGAREGDSR